One Dromiciops gliroides isolate mDroGli1 chromosome 3, mDroGli1.pri, whole genome shotgun sequence DNA segment encodes these proteins:
- the SRRM1 gene encoding serine/arginine repetitive matrix protein 1 isoform X2 has protein sequence MDAGFFRGTSAEQDNRFSNKQKKLLKQLKFAECLEKKVDMGKVNLEVIKPWITKRVTEILGFEDDVVIEFIFNQLEVKNPDSKMMQINLTGFLNGKNAREFMGELWPLLLSAQENIAGIPSAFLELKKEEIKQRQIEQEKLASMKKQDEDKDKRDKEEKESSREKRERSRSPRRRKSRSPSPRRRASPVRRERKRSHSRSPRHRTKSRSPSPAPEKKEDIPELPEPSVKAKEPSIQEATSTSDILKAPKPEPIPEPKEPSPEKNSKKEKEKEKTRPRSRSRSKSRSRTRSRSPSHTRPRRRHRTRSRSYSPRRRPSPRRRPSPRRRTPPRRMPPPPRHRRSRSPVRRRRRSSASLSGSSSSSSSSRSRSPPKKPPKRISSPPRKTRRLSPSSSPPRRRHRPSPPASPPPKTRRSPTPQQSNRTRKSRGSVSPGRTSGKATKHKGTEKRESPSPAPKPRKVELSESEDKGGKMAAADSVQQRRQYRRQNQQSSSDSGSSSSSEDERPKRSNVKNGEVGRRRRHSASRSASPSPRKRQKESSPRMQMGKRWQSPMIKSSRRRRSPSPPPARRRRSPSPAPPPRRRRSPTPPPPPPRRRTPSPPPRRRSPSPRRYSPPIQRRYSPSPPPKRRTASPPPPPKRRASPSPPPKRRVSHSPPPKPRSSPVTKRRSPSLSSKHRKGSPPSRSTRETRSPLPNKRHSPSPRPRVPHTSASPPPLRRGASSSPQRRQSPSPSTRPIRRVSRTPEPRKAKKAASPSPQSVRRVSSSRSASRSPEPAAKKHQAPPSPTQSQSPSTNWSPAAPVKKAKSPTPSPSPARNSDQEGGGKKKKKKKDKKHKKDKKHKKHKKHKKEKAAAAAAATVASTTTSAQEEPEAEAEPKKETESEAEDNLDDLEKHLREKALRSMRKAQVSPQS, from the exons AATCCAGATTCCAAAATGATGCAGATTAACCTGACTGGGTTCTTGAATGGAAAAAATGCTAGAGAATTTATGGGAGAGCTATGGCCCCTGTTGTTAAGCGCACAGGAAAACATTGCTGGGATCCCTTCTGCTTTTTTGGAACTGaagaaggaggaaataaaacaaagacaG ATTGAACAAGAAAAACTGGCATCTATGAAGAAACAAGATGAAGACAAAGATAAGAgggacaaagaagaaaaggagagcagCAGAGAAAAAAGGGAGCGATCCAGAAGCCCTAGAAG ACGCAAGTCCAGATCTCCTTCTCCTAGAAGACGAGCCTCCCCAGTCAGGCGAGAGAGAAAACGAAGTCATTCTAGATCTCCCCGTCACAGAACTAAGAGCCGAAGCCCCTCCCCTGctccagaaaagaaagaagatatccCAGAACTTCCAGAACCTTCAGTGAAGGCCAAGGAACCTTCAATACAAGAGGCAACCTCTACTAG TGACATTCTGAAAGCTCCCAAACCTGAACCTATACCAGAACCGAAGGAACCTTCAccagaaaaaaactcaaaaaaggaaaaagaaaaggagaaaacccGCCCAAGGTCTCGATCACGATCCAAATCAAGGTCACGAACACGTTCCCGGTCCCCTTCTCATACTCGGCCTAGACGGCGTCATAGAACACGGTCAAG GTCATATTCACCTAGAAGACGCCCAAGTCCAAGAAGGCGACCGTCTCCTCGAAGAAGAACCCCACCAAGACGAATGCCGCCTCCACCAAGGCATAGAAGAAGTCGCTCTCCTGTGAGACG AAGGCGGCGCTCGTCAGCATCTCTCTCTGGCAGCagttcatcatcatcttcatcccgTTCCCGGTCACCTCCAAAGAAACCACCCAAAAGAATCTCCAGCCCCCCTAGAAAAACTCGTAGACTCTCTCCATCTTCAAGCCCACCACGGCGAAGGCATCGGCCGTCTCCGCCAGCAAGCCCACCGCCAAAAACCCGTCGCTCACCCACACCCCAGCAGTCAAATCGTACAAGAAAAAGTCGTGGCTCTGTTTCTCCAGGGAGAACCTCAGGTAAAG CAACAAAACATAAAGGTACCGAGAAAAGGGAGTCACCTTCACCAGCACCAAAACCTCGGAAAGTAGAGTTGTCTGAATCGG aagataaaggtGGCAAAATGGCAGCAGCTGATTCCGTGCAACAGAGGCGGCAGTACCGGAGACAGAACCAGCAGTCTTCTTCTG ACtctggctcctcctcctcctcagaagACGAGCGACCCAAGAGATCAAACGTGAAAAATGGAGAAGTGGGAAGGCGGCGGCGACATTCAGCCTCCCGGAGCGCATCCCCATCGCCAAGGAAACGCCAGAAAGAGTCCTCTCCTCG GATGCAGATGGGAAAGAGATGGCAATCGCCAATGATTAAAAG TAGTAGGCGGAGAAGAAGTCCATCACCACCACCTGCCAGACGACGGCGTTCCCCTTCTCCTGCCCCTCCACCCCGACGGCGGCGGTCTCCCACACCACCTCCGCCACCACCACGACGCAG gactccttctcctcccccacgtCGACgctcaccttctccaagaagataCTCTCCTCCAATACAGAGAAGATACTCTCCTTCCCCGCCTCCTAAGAGAAGAACggcttccccaccaccacctcccaaaCGAAGGGCATCGCCTTCACCTCCCCCAAAGCGACGGGTCTCCCATTCGCCACCTCCGAAGCCAAGAAGTTCCCCTGTTACAAAGAGACGTTCCCCTTCCTTATCATCTAAGCATAGGAAAGGGTCCCCCCCCAGCCGATCCACCCGAGAAACCCGGTCTCCTCTACCAAACAAACGGCATTCACCTTCACCACGGCCTCGAGTTCCTCATACCTCTGCAAGTCCTCCCCCACTCCGAAGAGGAGCTTCATCTTCACCCCAAAGAAGGCAGTCCCCATCACCAAGCACTAGGCCTATCAGGAGAGTCTCCAGAACCCCGGAacccagaaaagcaaaaaa gGCTGCCTCACCAAGTCCCCAATCTGTAAGAAGGGTCTCGTCCTCCAGGTCTGCCTCCAGATCTCCTGAGCCAGCAGCTAAAAAACACCAAGCACCTCCATCCCCCACCCAGTCTCAGTCACCATCCACAAACTGGTCGCCAGCAGCACCTGTCAAGAAGGCTAAGAGCCCAACGCCAAGCCCATCACCTGCCAGG AATTCAGACCAGGAGGGtggtgggaagaaaaagaagaaaaagaaggacaagaaacacaaaaaggacaagaagcacaaaaaacacaaaaaacataaGAAGGAGAAGGCAGCTGCCGCCGCTGCTGCTACTGTGGCATCCACCACCACGTCAGCCCAGGAAGAGCCCGAAGCAGAGGCAGAGCCCAAAAAG GAGACTGAAAGTGAAGCTGAAGACAACCTGGATGACCTAGAGAAACACCTTCGGGAAAAGGCGCTGAGGTCGATGAGAAAGGCGCAAGTGTCCCCTCAGTCCTAG
- the SRRM1 gene encoding serine/arginine repetitive matrix protein 1 isoform X12: protein MDAGFFRGTSAEQDNRFSNKQKKLLKQLKFAECLEKKVDMGKVNLEVIKPWITKRVTEILGFEDDVVIEFIFNQLEVKNPDSKMMQINLTGFLNGKNAREFMGELWPLLLSAQENIAGIPSAFLELKKEEIKQRQIEQEKLASMKKQDEDKDKRDKEEKESSREKRERSRSPRRRKSRSPSPRRRASPVRRERKRSHSRSPRHRTKSRSPSPAPEKKEDIPELPEPSVKAKEPSIQEATSTSDILKAPKPEPIPEPKEPSPEKNSKKEKEKEKTRPRSRSRSKSRSRTRSRSPSHTRPRRRHRTRSRSYSPRRRPSPRRRPSPRRRTPPRRMPPPPRHRRSRSPVRRRRRSSASLSGSSSSSSSSRSRSPPKKPPKRISSPPRKTRRLSPSSSPPRRRHRPSPPASPPPKTRRSPTPQQSNRTRKSRGSVSPGRTSATKHKGTEKRESPSPAPKPRKVELSESEEDKGGKMAAADSVQQRRQYRRQNQQSSSDSGSSSSSEDERPKRSNVKNGEVGRRRRHSASRSASPSPRKRQKESSPRSRRRRSPSPPPARRRRSPSPAPPPRRRRSPTPPPPPPRRRTPSPPPRRRSPSPRRYSPPIQRRYSPSPPPKRRTASPPPPPKRRASPSPPPKRRVSHSPPPKPRSSPVTKRRSPSLSSKHRKGSPPSRSTRETRSPLPNKRHSPSPRPRVPHTSASPPPLRRGASSSPQRRQSPSPSTRPIRRVSRTPEPRKAKKAASPSPQSVRRVSSSRSASRSPEPAAKKHQAPPSPTQSQSPSTNWSPAAPVKKAKSPTPSPSPARNSDQEGGGKKKKKKKDKKHKKDKKHKKHKKHKKEKAAAAAAATVASTTTSAQEEPEAEAEPKKETESEAEDNLDDLEKHLREKALRSMRKAQVSPQS, encoded by the exons AATCCAGATTCCAAAATGATGCAGATTAACCTGACTGGGTTCTTGAATGGAAAAAATGCTAGAGAATTTATGGGAGAGCTATGGCCCCTGTTGTTAAGCGCACAGGAAAACATTGCTGGGATCCCTTCTGCTTTTTTGGAACTGaagaaggaggaaataaaacaaagacaG ATTGAACAAGAAAAACTGGCATCTATGAAGAAACAAGATGAAGACAAAGATAAGAgggacaaagaagaaaaggagagcagCAGAGAAAAAAGGGAGCGATCCAGAAGCCCTAGAAG ACGCAAGTCCAGATCTCCTTCTCCTAGAAGACGAGCCTCCCCAGTCAGGCGAGAGAGAAAACGAAGTCATTCTAGATCTCCCCGTCACAGAACTAAGAGCCGAAGCCCCTCCCCTGctccagaaaagaaagaagatatccCAGAACTTCCAGAACCTTCAGTGAAGGCCAAGGAACCTTCAATACAAGAGGCAACCTCTACTAG TGACATTCTGAAAGCTCCCAAACCTGAACCTATACCAGAACCGAAGGAACCTTCAccagaaaaaaactcaaaaaaggaaaaagaaaaggagaaaacccGCCCAAGGTCTCGATCACGATCCAAATCAAGGTCACGAACACGTTCCCGGTCCCCTTCTCATACTCGGCCTAGACGGCGTCATAGAACACGGTCAAG GTCATATTCACCTAGAAGACGCCCAAGTCCAAGAAGGCGACCGTCTCCTCGAAGAAGAACCCCACCAAGACGAATGCCGCCTCCACCAAGGCATAGAAGAAGTCGCTCTCCTGTGAGACG AAGGCGGCGCTCGTCAGCATCTCTCTCTGGCAGCagttcatcatcatcttcatcccgTTCCCGGTCACCTCCAAAGAAACCACCCAAAAGAATCTCCAGCCCCCCTAGAAAAACTCGTAGACTCTCTCCATCTTCAAGCCCACCACGGCGAAGGCATCGGCCGTCTCCGCCAGCAAGCCCACCGCCAAAAACCCGTCGCTCACCCACACCCCAGCAGTCAAATCGTACAAGAAAAAGTCGTGGCTCTGTTTCTCCAGGGAGAACCTCAG CAACAAAACATAAAGGTACCGAGAAAAGGGAGTCACCTTCACCAGCACCAAAACCTCGGAAAGTAGAGTTGTCTGAATCGG aagaagataaaggtGGCAAAATGGCAGCAGCTGATTCCGTGCAACAGAGGCGGCAGTACCGGAGACAGAACCAGCAGTCTTCTTCTG ACtctggctcctcctcctcctcagaagACGAGCGACCCAAGAGATCAAACGTGAAAAATGGAGAAGTGGGAAGGCGGCGGCGACATTCAGCCTCCCGGAGCGCATCCCCATCGCCAAGGAAACGCCAGAAAGAGTCCTCTCCTCG TAGTAGGCGGAGAAGAAGTCCATCACCACCACCTGCCAGACGACGGCGTTCCCCTTCTCCTGCCCCTCCACCCCGACGGCGGCGGTCTCCCACACCACCTCCGCCACCACCACGACGCAG gactccttctcctcccccacgtCGACgctcaccttctccaagaagataCTCTCCTCCAATACAGAGAAGATACTCTCCTTCCCCGCCTCCTAAGAGAAGAACggcttccccaccaccacctcccaaaCGAAGGGCATCGCCTTCACCTCCCCCAAAGCGACGGGTCTCCCATTCGCCACCTCCGAAGCCAAGAAGTTCCCCTGTTACAAAGAGACGTTCCCCTTCCTTATCATCTAAGCATAGGAAAGGGTCCCCCCCCAGCCGATCCACCCGAGAAACCCGGTCTCCTCTACCAAACAAACGGCATTCACCTTCACCACGGCCTCGAGTTCCTCATACCTCTGCAAGTCCTCCCCCACTCCGAAGAGGAGCTTCATCTTCACCCCAAAGAAGGCAGTCCCCATCACCAAGCACTAGGCCTATCAGGAGAGTCTCCAGAACCCCGGAacccagaaaagcaaaaaa gGCTGCCTCACCAAGTCCCCAATCTGTAAGAAGGGTCTCGTCCTCCAGGTCTGCCTCCAGATCTCCTGAGCCAGCAGCTAAAAAACACCAAGCACCTCCATCCCCCACCCAGTCTCAGTCACCATCCACAAACTGGTCGCCAGCAGCACCTGTCAAGAAGGCTAAGAGCCCAACGCCAAGCCCATCACCTGCCAGG AATTCAGACCAGGAGGGtggtgggaagaaaaagaagaaaaagaaggacaagaaacacaaaaaggacaagaagcacaaaaaacacaaaaaacataaGAAGGAGAAGGCAGCTGCCGCCGCTGCTGCTACTGTGGCATCCACCACCACGTCAGCCCAGGAAGAGCCCGAAGCAGAGGCAGAGCCCAAAAAG GAGACTGAAAGTGAAGCTGAAGACAACCTGGATGACCTAGAGAAACACCTTCGGGAAAAGGCGCTGAGGTCGATGAGAAAGGCGCAAGTGTCCCCTCAGTCCTAG
- the SRRM1 gene encoding serine/arginine repetitive matrix protein 1 isoform X4: MDAGFFRGTSAEQDNRFSNKQKKLLKQLKFAECLEKKVDMGKVNLEVIKPWITKRVTEILGFEDDVVIEFIFNQLEVKNPDSKMMQINLTGFLNGKNAREFMGELWPLLLSAQENIAGIPSAFLELKKEEIKQRQIEQEKLASMKKQDEDKDKRDKEEKESSREKRERSRSPRRRKSRSPSPRRRASPVRRERKRSHSRSPRHRTKSRSPSPAPEKKEDIPELPEPSVKAKEPSIQEATSTSDILKAPKPEPIPEPKEPSPEKNSKKEKEKEKTRPRSRSRSKSRSRTRSRSPSHTRPRRRHRTRSRSYSPRRRPSPRRRPSPRRRTPPRRMPPPPRHRRSRSPVRRRRRSSASLSGSSSSSSSSRSRSPPKKPPKRISSPPRKTRRLSPSSSPPRRRHRPSPPASPPPKTRRSPTPQQSNRTRKSRGSVSPGRTSATKHKGTEKRESPSPAPKPRKVELSESEEDKGGKMAAADSVQQRRQYRRQNQQSSSDSGSSSSSEDERPKRSNVKNGEVGRRRRHSASRSASPSPRKRQKESSPRMQMGKRWQSPMIKSSRRRRSPSPPPARRRRSPSPAPPPRRRRSPTPPPPPPRRRTPSPPPRRRSPSPRRYSPPIQRRYSPSPPPKRRTASPPPPPKRRASPSPPPKRRVSHSPPPKPRSSPVTKRRSPSLSSKHRKGSPPSRSTRETRSPLPNKRHSPSPRPRVPHTSASPPPLRRGASSSPQRRQSPSPSTRPIRRVSRTPEPRKAKKAASPSPQSVRRVSSSRSASRSPEPAAKKHQAPPSPTQSQSPSTNWSPAAPVKKAKSPTPSPSPARNSDQEGGGKKKKKKKDKKHKKDKKHKKHKKHKKEKAAAAAAATVASTTTSAQEEPEAEAEPKKETESEAEDNLDDLEKHLREKALRSMRKAQVSPQS; the protein is encoded by the exons AATCCAGATTCCAAAATGATGCAGATTAACCTGACTGGGTTCTTGAATGGAAAAAATGCTAGAGAATTTATGGGAGAGCTATGGCCCCTGTTGTTAAGCGCACAGGAAAACATTGCTGGGATCCCTTCTGCTTTTTTGGAACTGaagaaggaggaaataaaacaaagacaG ATTGAACAAGAAAAACTGGCATCTATGAAGAAACAAGATGAAGACAAAGATAAGAgggacaaagaagaaaaggagagcagCAGAGAAAAAAGGGAGCGATCCAGAAGCCCTAGAAG ACGCAAGTCCAGATCTCCTTCTCCTAGAAGACGAGCCTCCCCAGTCAGGCGAGAGAGAAAACGAAGTCATTCTAGATCTCCCCGTCACAGAACTAAGAGCCGAAGCCCCTCCCCTGctccagaaaagaaagaagatatccCAGAACTTCCAGAACCTTCAGTGAAGGCCAAGGAACCTTCAATACAAGAGGCAACCTCTACTAG TGACATTCTGAAAGCTCCCAAACCTGAACCTATACCAGAACCGAAGGAACCTTCAccagaaaaaaactcaaaaaaggaaaaagaaaaggagaaaacccGCCCAAGGTCTCGATCACGATCCAAATCAAGGTCACGAACACGTTCCCGGTCCCCTTCTCATACTCGGCCTAGACGGCGTCATAGAACACGGTCAAG GTCATATTCACCTAGAAGACGCCCAAGTCCAAGAAGGCGACCGTCTCCTCGAAGAAGAACCCCACCAAGACGAATGCCGCCTCCACCAAGGCATAGAAGAAGTCGCTCTCCTGTGAGACG AAGGCGGCGCTCGTCAGCATCTCTCTCTGGCAGCagttcatcatcatcttcatcccgTTCCCGGTCACCTCCAAAGAAACCACCCAAAAGAATCTCCAGCCCCCCTAGAAAAACTCGTAGACTCTCTCCATCTTCAAGCCCACCACGGCGAAGGCATCGGCCGTCTCCGCCAGCAAGCCCACCGCCAAAAACCCGTCGCTCACCCACACCCCAGCAGTCAAATCGTACAAGAAAAAGTCGTGGCTCTGTTTCTCCAGGGAGAACCTCAG CAACAAAACATAAAGGTACCGAGAAAAGGGAGTCACCTTCACCAGCACCAAAACCTCGGAAAGTAGAGTTGTCTGAATCGG aagaagataaaggtGGCAAAATGGCAGCAGCTGATTCCGTGCAACAGAGGCGGCAGTACCGGAGACAGAACCAGCAGTCTTCTTCTG ACtctggctcctcctcctcctcagaagACGAGCGACCCAAGAGATCAAACGTGAAAAATGGAGAAGTGGGAAGGCGGCGGCGACATTCAGCCTCCCGGAGCGCATCCCCATCGCCAAGGAAACGCCAGAAAGAGTCCTCTCCTCG GATGCAGATGGGAAAGAGATGGCAATCGCCAATGATTAAAAG TAGTAGGCGGAGAAGAAGTCCATCACCACCACCTGCCAGACGACGGCGTTCCCCTTCTCCTGCCCCTCCACCCCGACGGCGGCGGTCTCCCACACCACCTCCGCCACCACCACGACGCAG gactccttctcctcccccacgtCGACgctcaccttctccaagaagataCTCTCCTCCAATACAGAGAAGATACTCTCCTTCCCCGCCTCCTAAGAGAAGAACggcttccccaccaccacctcccaaaCGAAGGGCATCGCCTTCACCTCCCCCAAAGCGACGGGTCTCCCATTCGCCACCTCCGAAGCCAAGAAGTTCCCCTGTTACAAAGAGACGTTCCCCTTCCTTATCATCTAAGCATAGGAAAGGGTCCCCCCCCAGCCGATCCACCCGAGAAACCCGGTCTCCTCTACCAAACAAACGGCATTCACCTTCACCACGGCCTCGAGTTCCTCATACCTCTGCAAGTCCTCCCCCACTCCGAAGAGGAGCTTCATCTTCACCCCAAAGAAGGCAGTCCCCATCACCAAGCACTAGGCCTATCAGGAGAGTCTCCAGAACCCCGGAacccagaaaagcaaaaaa gGCTGCCTCACCAAGTCCCCAATCTGTAAGAAGGGTCTCGTCCTCCAGGTCTGCCTCCAGATCTCCTGAGCCAGCAGCTAAAAAACACCAAGCACCTCCATCCCCCACCCAGTCTCAGTCACCATCCACAAACTGGTCGCCAGCAGCACCTGTCAAGAAGGCTAAGAGCCCAACGCCAAGCCCATCACCTGCCAGG AATTCAGACCAGGAGGGtggtgggaagaaaaagaagaaaaagaaggacaagaaacacaaaaaggacaagaagcacaaaaaacacaaaaaacataaGAAGGAGAAGGCAGCTGCCGCCGCTGCTGCTACTGTGGCATCCACCACCACGTCAGCCCAGGAAGAGCCCGAAGCAGAGGCAGAGCCCAAAAAG GAGACTGAAAGTGAAGCTGAAGACAACCTGGATGACCTAGAGAAACACCTTCGGGAAAAGGCGCTGAGGTCGATGAGAAAGGCGCAAGTGTCCCCTCAGTCCTAG
- the SRRM1 gene encoding serine/arginine repetitive matrix protein 1 isoform X7 yields the protein MDAGFFRGTSAEQDNRFSNKQKKLLKQLKFAECLEKKVDMGKVNLEVIKPWITKRVTEILGFEDDVVIEFIFNQLEVKNPDSKMMQINLTGFLNGKNAREFMGELWPLLLSAQENIAGIPSAFLELKKEEIKQRQIEQEKLASMKKQDEDKDKRDKEEKESSREKRERSRSPRRRKSRSPSPRRRASPVRRERKRSHSRSPRHRTKSRSPSPAPEKKEDIPELPEPSVKAKEPSIQEATSTSDILKAPKPEPIPEPKEPSPEKNSKKEKEKEKTRPRSRSRSKSRSRTRSRSPSHTRPRRRHRTRSRSYSPRRRPSPRRRPSPRRRTPPRRMPPPPRHRRSRSPVRRRRRSSASLSGSSSSSSSSRSRSPPKKPPKRISSPPRKTRRLSPSSSPPRRRHRPSPPASPPPKTRRSPTPQQSNRTRKSRGSVSPGRTSGKATKHKGTEKRESPSPAPKPRKVELSESEEDKGGKMAAADSVQQRRQYRRQNQQSSSEDERPKRSNVKNGEVGRRRRHSASRSASPSPRKRQKESSPRMQMGKRWQSPMIKSSRRRRSPSPPPARRRRSPSPAPPPRRRRSPTPPPPPPRRRTPSPPPRRRSPSPRRYSPPIQRRYSPSPPPKRRTASPPPPPKRRASPSPPPKRRVSHSPPPKPRSSPVTKRRSPSLSSKHRKGSPPSRSTRETRSPLPNKRHSPSPRPRVPHTSASPPPLRRGASSSPQRRQSPSPSTRPIRRVSRTPEPRKAKKAASPSPQSVRRVSSSRSASRSPEPAAKKHQAPPSPTQSQSPSTNWSPAAPVKKAKSPTPSPSPARNSDQEGGGKKKKKKKDKKHKKDKKHKKHKKHKKEKAAAAAAATVASTTTSAQEEPEAEAEPKKETESEAEDNLDDLEKHLREKALRSMRKAQVSPQS from the exons AATCCAGATTCCAAAATGATGCAGATTAACCTGACTGGGTTCTTGAATGGAAAAAATGCTAGAGAATTTATGGGAGAGCTATGGCCCCTGTTGTTAAGCGCACAGGAAAACATTGCTGGGATCCCTTCTGCTTTTTTGGAACTGaagaaggaggaaataaaacaaagacaG ATTGAACAAGAAAAACTGGCATCTATGAAGAAACAAGATGAAGACAAAGATAAGAgggacaaagaagaaaaggagagcagCAGAGAAAAAAGGGAGCGATCCAGAAGCCCTAGAAG ACGCAAGTCCAGATCTCCTTCTCCTAGAAGACGAGCCTCCCCAGTCAGGCGAGAGAGAAAACGAAGTCATTCTAGATCTCCCCGTCACAGAACTAAGAGCCGAAGCCCCTCCCCTGctccagaaaagaaagaagatatccCAGAACTTCCAGAACCTTCAGTGAAGGCCAAGGAACCTTCAATACAAGAGGCAACCTCTACTAG TGACATTCTGAAAGCTCCCAAACCTGAACCTATACCAGAACCGAAGGAACCTTCAccagaaaaaaactcaaaaaaggaaaaagaaaaggagaaaacccGCCCAAGGTCTCGATCACGATCCAAATCAAGGTCACGAACACGTTCCCGGTCCCCTTCTCATACTCGGCCTAGACGGCGTCATAGAACACGGTCAAG GTCATATTCACCTAGAAGACGCCCAAGTCCAAGAAGGCGACCGTCTCCTCGAAGAAGAACCCCACCAAGACGAATGCCGCCTCCACCAAGGCATAGAAGAAGTCGCTCTCCTGTGAGACG AAGGCGGCGCTCGTCAGCATCTCTCTCTGGCAGCagttcatcatcatcttcatcccgTTCCCGGTCACCTCCAAAGAAACCACCCAAAAGAATCTCCAGCCCCCCTAGAAAAACTCGTAGACTCTCTCCATCTTCAAGCCCACCACGGCGAAGGCATCGGCCGTCTCCGCCAGCAAGCCCACCGCCAAAAACCCGTCGCTCACCCACACCCCAGCAGTCAAATCGTACAAGAAAAAGTCGTGGCTCTGTTTCTCCAGGGAGAACCTCAGGTAAAG CAACAAAACATAAAGGTACCGAGAAAAGGGAGTCACCTTCACCAGCACCAAAACCTCGGAAAGTAGAGTTGTCTGAATCGG aagaagataaaggtGGCAAAATGGCAGCAGCTGATTCCGTGCAACAGAGGCGGCAGTACCGGAGACAGAACCAGCAGTCTTCTTCTG aagACGAGCGACCCAAGAGATCAAACGTGAAAAATGGAGAAGTGGGAAGGCGGCGGCGACATTCAGCCTCCCGGAGCGCATCCCCATCGCCAAGGAAACGCCAGAAAGAGTCCTCTCCTCG GATGCAGATGGGAAAGAGATGGCAATCGCCAATGATTAAAAG TAGTAGGCGGAGAAGAAGTCCATCACCACCACCTGCCAGACGACGGCGTTCCCCTTCTCCTGCCCCTCCACCCCGACGGCGGCGGTCTCCCACACCACCTCCGCCACCACCACGACGCAG gactccttctcctcccccacgtCGACgctcaccttctccaagaagataCTCTCCTCCAATACAGAGAAGATACTCTCCTTCCCCGCCTCCTAAGAGAAGAACggcttccccaccaccacctcccaaaCGAAGGGCATCGCCTTCACCTCCCCCAAAGCGACGGGTCTCCCATTCGCCACCTCCGAAGCCAAGAAGTTCCCCTGTTACAAAGAGACGTTCCCCTTCCTTATCATCTAAGCATAGGAAAGGGTCCCCCCCCAGCCGATCCACCCGAGAAACCCGGTCTCCTCTACCAAACAAACGGCATTCACCTTCACCACGGCCTCGAGTTCCTCATACCTCTGCAAGTCCTCCCCCACTCCGAAGAGGAGCTTCATCTTCACCCCAAAGAAGGCAGTCCCCATCACCAAGCACTAGGCCTATCAGGAGAGTCTCCAGAACCCCGGAacccagaaaagcaaaaaa gGCTGCCTCACCAAGTCCCCAATCTGTAAGAAGGGTCTCGTCCTCCAGGTCTGCCTCCAGATCTCCTGAGCCAGCAGCTAAAAAACACCAAGCACCTCCATCCCCCACCCAGTCTCAGTCACCATCCACAAACTGGTCGCCAGCAGCACCTGTCAAGAAGGCTAAGAGCCCAACGCCAAGCCCATCACCTGCCAGG AATTCAGACCAGGAGGGtggtgggaagaaaaagaagaaaaagaaggacaagaaacacaaaaaggacaagaagcacaaaaaacacaaaaaacataaGAAGGAGAAGGCAGCTGCCGCCGCTGCTGCTACTGTGGCATCCACCACCACGTCAGCCCAGGAAGAGCCCGAAGCAGAGGCAGAGCCCAAAAAG GAGACTGAAAGTGAAGCTGAAGACAACCTGGATGACCTAGAGAAACACCTTCGGGAAAAGGCGCTGAGGTCGATGAGAAAGGCGCAAGTGTCCCCTCAGTCCTAG